Proteins encoded by one window of Antechinus flavipes isolate AdamAnt ecotype Samford, QLD, Australia chromosome 4, AdamAnt_v2, whole genome shotgun sequence:
- the CTXND2 gene encoding cortexin domain containing 2 translates to MEDTSLISNIDVDKGFAIGFVVLLCLFLIVMTVRCAKLVIDPFKAIPTSTWQEEDI, encoded by the coding sequence ATGGAGGATACAAGCTTGATCTCCAACATCGATGTGGATAAAGGGTTTGCCATtggttttgttgttcttttgtgCCTGTTCCTGATTGTGATGACAGTTCGATGTGCCAAGCTAGTAATAGATCCTTTTAAGGCAATCCCCACATCCACTTGGCAGGAGGAAGACATCTAA